In one Kiritimatiellia bacterium genomic region, the following are encoded:
- the nifS gene encoding cysteine desulfurase NifS, with the protein MKQIYLDNNATTAVAPEVLEAMTPFLKELWGNPSSMHVFGGQVRRHVERARRQVADFIGADQPEIVFTSCGTESNNMAILGTMEAAAERMNFITTRVEHPAVLEPARKLKGLGFNVIELDVDSYGQIDLGQLKRYLGQGPALVSIMWANNETGVIFPIREIAEMVKGAGGIMHTDAVQAAGKIPIDLRGTKADLLSLSGHKLHAPKGVAALYIRRGTRVAPLIHGGHQEFGKRGGTENVPGIVALGKACELSADSISEEAARVAALRDRLQEGILKMCPDTRVNGDQTRRLPNTLNISFLYVEGESILYHLSDLGVAASSGSACTSGSLEPSHVIRAMGVPFIAAHGSIRFSLSRYNTGDDVDYVLEHLPPIIRKLRSISPFGRM; encoded by the coding sequence TTGAAACAGATTTATCTGGACAATAACGCCACGACCGCCGTGGCGCCCGAGGTGCTGGAGGCTATGACACCTTTCTTAAAGGAGTTGTGGGGCAATCCCTCCAGCATGCACGTCTTTGGCGGCCAGGTGCGCCGGCACGTGGAGCGGGCCCGCCGGCAGGTAGCCGACTTTATCGGAGCGGACCAGCCGGAAATCGTTTTCACCAGCTGCGGCACAGAAAGCAACAACATGGCCATCCTCGGCACAATGGAAGCGGCCGCCGAAAGGATGAATTTCATCACCACGCGCGTGGAACATCCGGCTGTGCTGGAACCGGCCCGCAAACTGAAAGGCCTTGGATTTAATGTTATTGAGCTGGACGTTGATTCATACGGGCAGATTGATCTCGGTCAGCTTAAACGGTACCTGGGTCAGGGTCCCGCGCTGGTAAGCATCATGTGGGCCAACAACGAGACCGGCGTGATATTTCCCATCAGGGAAATAGCGGAGATGGTCAAGGGCGCCGGCGGAATCATGCACACCGACGCGGTCCAGGCCGCGGGTAAAATCCCGATTGACCTGCGCGGGACAAAAGCGGATCTGCTTTCTTTGTCCGGCCATAAATTGCACGCGCCCAAGGGCGTCGCCGCGCTCTATATCCGCAGGGGAACGCGCGTCGCGCCCCTTATCCACGGCGGACACCAGGAATTCGGCAAGCGCGGCGGGACGGAAAACGTGCCCGGCATCGTCGCGCTTGGAAAAGCCTGCGAATTATCGGCGGACAGCATTTCCGAAGAAGCCGCGCGCGTGGCGGCCTTGCGGGACCGCTTGCAGGAAGGTATTTTGAAAATGTGCCCCGACACGCGGGTGAACGGAGACCAGACCCGCCGCCTGCCGAACACGCTCAATATCAGTTTCCTTTATGTTGAGGGCGAATCAATCTTATATCACCTGAGCGACCTGGGGGTTGCCGCTTCTTCCGGCTCGGCCTGCACCTCCGGCTCGCTTGAGCCCTCGCATGTGATCCGCGCCATGGGCGTCCCTTTCATCGCCGCGCACGGCTCAATCCGCTTCAGCCTGAGCCGTTACAACACCGGCGATGACGTTGATTATGTCCTGGAGCATTTACCGCCGATTATTCGGAAACTGAGAAGCATTTCGCCCTTCGGCCGGATGTAA
- the nifU gene encoding Fe-S cluster assembly protein NifU: protein MWEYTDKVLDHFRNPRNVGVIDNPDGSGEVGSMACGDALKLTFKLDANKRIAEAKFQTFGCASAIASSSALTEMIKGKTLEEAEKITNQDIADYLGGLPEQKMHCSVMGREALELAIHNYRTGDTSGKILEGRVICHCFGVTEEEITRVVRDNHLTGVEQVTNYCKAGGACGKCRDDIAAIIAKINGLGPKNEQPRPPRPGRALTTLQKIKLIEETLEKEVRPALRKDGGDIELIDVAGNDVFVALRGMCANCQVARFTLKDVVEARLKEFVSPDIVVKEAPP, encoded by the coding sequence ATGTGGGAATATACGGATAAAGTGCTGGACCATTTTCGCAATCCGCGGAACGTGGGGGTGATTGACAATCCGGATGGAAGCGGCGAGGTCGGCTCCATGGCCTGCGGCGACGCCTTGAAACTCACCTTCAAGCTGGACGCAAACAAAAGAATAGCCGAAGCGAAATTCCAAACCTTCGGGTGCGCCAGCGCCATTGCTTCCTCCTCGGCTTTGACGGAGATGATCAAGGGCAAAACCCTGGAAGAGGCTGAAAAAATAACAAACCAGGACATCGCCGATTATCTCGGCGGACTGCCGGAACAAAAGATGCATTGCTCGGTCATGGGGCGCGAGGCGCTGGAATTGGCCATTCATAACTATCGCACCGGGGATACTTCCGGAAAAATTCTGGAAGGCCGGGTAATATGCCACTGTTTCGGCGTTACGGAGGAGGAAATAACGCGGGTGGTCCGCGACAACCATCTCACCGGCGTGGAGCAGGTTACCAACTATTGTAAGGCCGGCGGCGCCTGCGGGAAATGCCGCGATGATATCGCGGCGATCATCGCAAAAATCAACGGTTTGGGACCGAAAAACGAGCAACCCCGTCCGCCCCGTCCCGGCCGGGCATTGACAACCCTTCAGAAAATCAAGCTGATTGAAGAAACTCTGGAAAAAGAAGTGCGGCCCGCCTTGCGGAAAGACGGCGGCGACATAGAGCTCATTGACGTGGCCGGCAACGACGTGTTCGTGGCCCTGCGCGGCATGTGCGCGAACTGCCAGGTGGCGCGCTTTACCCTCAAGGATGTGGTGGAGGCCAGGCTGAAAGAATTTGTCTCCCCCGATATTGTCGTAAAGGAGGCTCCTCCTTGA